The following are encoded in a window of Scophthalmus maximus strain ysfricsl-2021 chromosome 6, ASM2237912v1, whole genome shotgun sequence genomic DNA:
- the sys1 gene encoding protein SYS1 homolog, whose product MASHFRSYIWDPVLIVSQIVLMQCIYYSFLGLWLAGVDSLVPTSRSLDQIFNYELLGFASMQGRLSMMAFILNSLTCALGLWFFIRRGKQCLDFTVTVHFFHMICCWIYNAHLPAALSWWLVNVACMALMAVIGEYLCMRTELRAIPVNSGPKSNL is encoded by the exons ATGGCCAGTCACTTCCGTAGCTACATCTGGGACCCGGTCCTCATTGTGAGTCAGATTGTGTTGATGCAGTGCATCTACTACAGCTTCCTGGGCCTGTGGTTGGCTGGAGTCGACAGTCTGGTGCCAACTAGTCGGTCACTGGATCAGATCTTCAACTACGAA CTCCTTGGCTTTGCATCCATGCAAGGGAGGCTCTCAATGATGGCGTTCATCTTGAACTCTCTCACCTG CGCCCTTGGTCTGTGGTTCTTCATCCGTCGAGGGAAACAGTGCTTGGACTTCACAGTCACTGTGCATTTCTTCCACATGATCTGCTGCTGGATCTACAATGCTCACCTTCCGGCCGCCCTGTCCTGGTGGCTCGTCAACGTGGCCTGCATGGCCTTGATGGCTGTAATTGGGGAGTACTTGTGCATGCGAACGGAACTCCGGGCCATTCCAGTCAATAGCGGACCTAAGTCTAACCTGTGA
- the LOC118309817 gene encoding translocon-associated protein subunit alpha, producing the protein MFNLGSKLLLLFLLAFPCGLISVGHVSAESHSAEDIAEDADAALDEEEDEEEVLVEEDQMQTSEGDEEETDEAADSLLTSHTDADTTIIFTTGEEFYANEIVRFLVGFTNKGSQDFNVQSLEASFRYPQDFQFYIQNFTALPLNTVVQPQAQASFEYSFIPAQPMAGRPFGLVILLNYLDTEGNVFQTAIYNQTVTITEREEGLDGETMFLYVFLVGLVALMLFGMYQLLETRTKRRIPVKIEKGTGGMSDVDISWIPQETLNVMNKASPKTSPRKRTKRAAGADQ; encoded by the exons atgttCAACCTAGGATCGAaactcctgctgctcttcctcctggcCTTCCCCTGTGGGTTGATCTCCGTGG GCCACGTCTCTGCAGAGTCACACTCTGCTGAGGACATTGCTGAGGATGCTGACGCTGCCctagatgaggaggaagatgaagaggaggttcTTGTTGAGGAAGATCAGATGCAAACCTCG gagggagacgaagaggagacgGATGAAGCGGCTGATTCTCTGTTAACATCTCACACTGATGCTGACACAACCATCATCTTCACGACAGGAGAAG AGTTTTATGCCAATGAAATTGTGAGGTTCCTGGTGGGTTTCACCAACAAGGGGAGTCAGGATTTCAACGTTCAATCGTTGGAGGCCTCCTTCCGTTATCCCCAAGACTTCCAGTTCTACATTCAGAAT ttcaCAGCTTTGCCCCTGAACACTGTGGTGCAGCCCCAGGCTCAGGCCTCCTTTGAGTACTCATTCATCCCCGCTCAGCCAATGGCCGGTCGTCCATTCGGGCTTGTTATCCTCCTCAACTATCTTGacactgag GGGAACGTGTTCCAGACTGCCATTTACAACCAGACTGTCAccatcacagagagagaagagggactGGACGGAGAAAC GATGTTCTTGTACGTGTTCCTGGTTGGACTGGTCGCCCTGATGCTCTTTGGAATGTACCAGCTCCTGGAGACGAGGACG AAGAGGAGAATCCCTGTGAAAATAGAGAAGGGCACCGGTGGGATGAGTGATGTGGACATCAGCTGGATTCCTCAGGAGACTCTCAATGTCATGA ACAAGGCTTCCCCTAAAACATCTCCACGGAAACGAACCAAGAGGGCTGCCGGAGCAGATCAATAA
- the LOC118309823 gene encoding neuritin-like, which produces MGFFMSTKIGGILAFALVALSLPASGDSADVNCEKIYQDFSDCVLELGESMDNYQENVTSESGVAAVCSHWEAFHTCALTALSDCEKEVSSIWETLRQDSRKMLFQGSLFDLCSPSSAPSICSHFAALTLPLMLMLIMTGPN; this is translated from the exons ATGGGATTTTTCATGTCGACGAAGATCGGAGGGATTCTTGCGTTCGCGCTGG TGGCCCTGTCCCTCCCGGCGTCAGGAGACTCAGCAGATGTGAATTGTGAGAAGATTTACCAGGACTTCTCAGATTGTGTCCTGGAGCTTGGAGAGAGCATGGACAACTATCAGGAGAATGTGACCAGTGAGAGTGGAGTGGCGGCCGTGTGCAG CCACTGGGAAGCTTTCCACACATGTGCCCTCACAGCGCTGTCCGACTGTGAGAAGGAAGTCAGCTCCATCTGGGAGACTCTGAGGCAGGACTCCAGGAAGATGCTCTTCCAGGGAAGTCTGTTCGACCTGTGTAGCCCCAGCTCTGCTCCCAGCATATGTTCACATTTTGCTGCCCTTACTCTGCcgctgatgttgatgttgatcaTGACTGGGCCCAACTAG